The following are from one region of the Corylus avellana chromosome ca1, CavTom2PMs-1.0 genome:
- the LOC132164234 gene encoding auxin-responsive protein SAUR22-like: protein MALLPGIMHAKKIVCRSVSGLSKSVPKGYFAVYVGEDQKKRFVVPISYLNEPSFRELLSKAEEEFGFNHPMGGLTIPCREDIFINLTSRLNAF, encoded by the coding sequence ATGGCTCTTCTTCCTGGTATAATGCACGCTAAGAAGATTGTCTGCAGGTCTGTTTCTGGTCTTTCTAAAAGTGTTCCAAAAGGCTACTTTGCAGTATATGTTGGAGAGGATCAGAAGAAGCGATTTGTAGTACCCATATCATACCTGAATGAACCTTCATTTCGAGAACTGCTAAGTAAGGCTGAGGAAGAATTTGGGTTTAATCATCCGATGGGTGGTCTCACAATTCCCTGCAGAGAAGACATCTTCATCAATCTCACTTCTCGCTTGAATGCATTTTAG